The following are from one region of the Zingiber officinale cultivar Zhangliang unplaced genomic scaffold, Zo_v1.1 ctg61, whole genome shotgun sequence genome:
- the LOC122037546 gene encoding sulfoquinovosidase-like isoform X1 produces MAGLKVSQKHHRHINNPFPSTPKRLPFIRGSLYFDQDKLLQDQSFCIGQDFQLSWSARNGGHLSISHRTQPSRSVWSTIPGEAFISAAAVQSHAEESRGSFVIHDRDAYFICKHQTIEEIRVIHETDIQKKPSDIFLTSGFPNSSNEDIRELVEESKFPILMIAGRVFNQKTNSTAKKNLGKKRLRFGCSRKSSLVARYWFLLEQKSKNQIGFHLKFGEFDQKCSPGIIYKTSIKISRWKLIRMRCQWLTCMSSNKGFVALSSHDEQEGKKGIVTEFNKVFITYASDKDERFYGFGEQFSHVEFKGKRVPILVQEQGIGRGDQPITFAANLVSYRSGGDWSTTYAPSPFYITSRMKSLYLEGYNYSVFDLTKVDRIQIEIHGNCAQGRILNGNSPVELLELYTETIGRPPILPNWIISGAVVGMQGGTKAVHTVWDQLQQYDVPISAFWLQDWVGKRETVIGSQLWWNWEVDECHYAGWRELIDDFRAHDIRVMTYCNPCLVPTDEKPNKYKDLFEEAKRLDILVKDKAGRTYMIPNTAFDVGMLDFTHPKASSWFKKILHEMVDTGIRGWMADFGEGLPLDAYLYADEDPIQAHNRYPELWAKVNKEFVDEWKSDNDTNGRDPEESLVFFMRAGFRGSPKWAMLFWEGDQMVSWQANDGIKSSITGLLSSGISGFAFNHSDIGGYCAVDIPIIRYQRSEELLIRWMELNAFSVVFRTHEGNKPASNCQFYKNNNTLSHFARCAKIYKAWKFYRIQLVKEAAQRGLPVVRHLFLHYPDDKHVQSLTYEQFLVGTEIMVAPVLDKAKKEVKVYFPTTDGCSWQHIWSGKIFTRPFNHSGNIQGHEAWVDAPIGYPAVFVKCGSHIGEEFQSNLRLLKIL; encoded by the exons ATGGCAGGGTTAAAGGTCTCCCAGAAGCATCACAGGCACATCAACAACCCCTTCCCTTCCACCCCTAAGCGCCTGCCTTTCATCCGTGGAAGCCTCTATTTCGATCAGGACAAGCTGTTGCAAGACCAGAGTTTTTGTATTGGGCAGGACTTCCAGCTTTCTTGGAGCGCAAGAAATGGTGGCCATCTTTCAATCTCACACCGAACTCAGCCGAGCCGAAGCGTATGGTCTACAATCCCTGGAGAGGCGTTTATTTCGGCAGCAGCAGTTCAAAGTCATGCCGAGGAAAGCAGAGGTTCCTTTGTTATCCATGATCGTGATGCTTATTTCATCTGCAAGCACCAGACAATAGAAGAAATAAGAGTTATTCATGAGACGGACATTCAAAAGAAGCCCAGCGATATTTTTCTCACATCTGGGTTTCCAAATTCAAGCAATGAAGACATTCGTGAGTTGGTAGAGGAATCAAAATTCCCTATTCTGATGATCGCAGGAAGGGTCTTCAATCAAAAGACTAACTCAACTGCTAAGAAGAACTTGGGGAAGAAAAGATTGAGATTTGGTTGTTCCAGGAAATCTTCACTTGTTGCAAGGTATTGGTTTCTGCTTGAGCAAAAGAGTAAGAATCAAATTGGGTTTCATCTCAAGTTTGGCGAATTCGATCAGAAATGCAGTCCTGGCATCATATACAAAACGAGTATAAAGATCTCCAGGTGGAAATTAATTCGAATGAGGTGCCAGTGGCTCACCTGTATGTCAAGTAATAAAGGTTTTGTTGCACTTTCATCGCATGATGAACAAGAGGGAAAGAAGGGAATTGTCACCGAGTTCAACAAAGTTTTCATCACATATGCAAGCGATAAAGATGAGAGGTTTTATGGTTTCGGTGAGCAGTTTTCCCATGTCGAGTTCAAAGGAAAGAGGGTGCCAATTCTGGTGCAGGAACAAGGTATAGGACGAGGAGATCAACCTATCACCTTTGCTGCCAATTTGGTTAGTTACAG ATCAGGAGGTGACTGGAGTACAACTTATGCCCCTTCTCCTTTCTACATTACCTCAAGAATGAAATCCCTTTACCTTGAAGGGTACAATTACTCAGTTTTTGATCTCACAAAGGTTGACAGGATACAGATTGAG ATACATGGAAATTGTGCTCAGGGAAGAATACTGAATGGAAATTCACCTGTTGAGCTCCTTGAGCTTTACACAGAGACGATAGGAAGACCCCCCATACTTCCAAACTGGATCATTTCTGGAGCTGTTGTTGGCATGCAGGGAGGCACGAAAGCTGTCCACACAGTATGGGATCAATTACAACAATATGATGTTCCAATTTCAGCATTTTGGTTGCAG GATTGGGTCGGCAAGAGAGAAACTGTAATTGGGTCACAACTTTGGTGGAATTGGGAAGTTGATGAATGCCATTATGCCGGATGGAGAGAGCTAATAGATGATTTTCGTGCTCATGATATTAGAGTGATGACATACTGCAATCCTTGCCTTGTTCCG ACTGATGAAAAACCAAACAAATACAAAGACCTGTTTGAAGAAGCAAAGAGATTAGATATTTTAGTCAAAGACAAAGCTGGCAGAACATACATGATACCAAATACAGCTTTTGATGTCGGAATGTTGGACTTTACCCACCCAAAAGCAAGCAGTTGGTTCAAGAAGATTCTTCATGAAATGGTGGATACTGGAATTAGGGGCTGGATGGCAGATTTTGGTGAAGGATTGCCTTTAGATGCTTACCTGTATGCAG ATGAAGACCCTATTCAAGCTCATAACAGGTATCCTGAACTTTGGGCCAAGGTCAATAAGGAATTTGTGGACGAGTGGAAATCAGACAATGATACTAACGGGAGAGACCCAGAAGAAAGCCTGGTCTTTTTCATGCGTGCAGGTTTTAGAGGTAGTCCCAAATGGGCTATGCTATTTTGGGAAGGTGATCAAATGGTAAGTTGGCAAGCCAATGATGGAATAAAAAGCAGTATAACAGGCTTGCTCAGTAGTGGAATTTCAGGTTTTGCCTTCAATCATAGTGATATAGGAGGCTACTGTGCAGTAGACATACCTATTATCAGGTATCAGAGAAGTGAGGAACTTCTCATTCGCTGGATGGAACTAAACGCATTCAGTGTAGTATTCAGAACACATGAA GGAAACAAGCCAGCCTCAAATTGTCAGTTCTACAAGAACAACAACACATTATCTCATTTTGCTCGTTGTGCCAAAATCTACAAAGCTTGGAAGTTTTACCGAATCCAACTAGTAAAG GAAGCAGCTCAGAGAGGCTTGCCTGTTGTCAGACATTTGTTCCTACATTATCCAGATGACAAGCATGTACAAAGTTTGACATATGAACAGTTTTTAGTCGGGACAGAGATAATGGTAGCACCTGTACTTGACAAAGCCAAAAAGGAGGTCAAGGTTTATTTCCCTACAACAGATGGATGCTCCTGGCAACACATTTGGAGTGGAAAGATCTTCACCAGGCCTTTCAATCATTCAGGGAATATACAAGGGCATGAAGCCTGGGTTGATGCTCCCATTGGCTACCCAGCTGTGTTTGTAAAATGTGGCTCTCATATTGGGGAAGAATTTCAAAGCAACCTAAGACTTCTTAAAATACTGTAA
- the LOC122037546 gene encoding sulfoquinovosidase-like isoform X2, translating to MAGLKVSQKHHRHINNPFPSTPKRLPFIRGSLYFDQDKLLQDQSFCIGQDFQLSWSARNGGHLSISHRTQPSRSVWSTIPGEAFISAAAVQSHAEESRGSFVIHDRDAYFICKHQTIEEIRVIHETDIQKKPSDIFLTSGFPNSSNEDIRELVEESKFPILMIAGRVFNQKTNSTAKKNLGKKRLRFGCSRKSSLVARYWFLLEQKSKNQIGFHLKFGEFDQKCSPGIIYKTSIKISRWKLIRMRCQWLTCMSSNKGFVALSSHDEQEGKKGIVTEFNKVFITYASDKDERFYGFGEQFSHVEFKGKRVPILVQEQGIGRGDQPITFAANLVSYRSGGDWSTTYAPSPFYITSRMKSLYLEGYNYSVFDLTKVDRIQIEIHGNCAQGRILNGNSPVELLELYTETIGRPPILPNWIISGAVVGMQGGTKAVHTVWDQLQQYDVPISAFWLQDWVGKRETVIGSQLWWNWEVDECHYAGWRELIDDFRAHDIRVMTYCNPCLVPTDEKPNKYKDLFEEAKRLDILVKDKAGRTYMIPNTAFDVGMLDFTHPKASSWFKKILHEMVDTGIRGWMADFGEGLPLDAYLYADEDPIQAHNRYPELWAKVNKEFVDEWKSDNDTNGRDPEESLVFFMRAGFRGSPKWAMLFWEGDQMVSWQANDGIKSSITGLLSSGISGFAFNHSDIGGYCAVDIPIIRYQRSEELLIRWMELNAFSVVFRTHEVSMCRETSQPQIVSSTRTTTHYLILLVVPKSTKLGSFTESN from the exons ATGGCAGGGTTAAAGGTCTCCCAGAAGCATCACAGGCACATCAACAACCCCTTCCCTTCCACCCCTAAGCGCCTGCCTTTCATCCGTGGAAGCCTCTATTTCGATCAGGACAAGCTGTTGCAAGACCAGAGTTTTTGTATTGGGCAGGACTTCCAGCTTTCTTGGAGCGCAAGAAATGGTGGCCATCTTTCAATCTCACACCGAACTCAGCCGAGCCGAAGCGTATGGTCTACAATCCCTGGAGAGGCGTTTATTTCGGCAGCAGCAGTTCAAAGTCATGCCGAGGAAAGCAGAGGTTCCTTTGTTATCCATGATCGTGATGCTTATTTCATCTGCAAGCACCAGACAATAGAAGAAATAAGAGTTATTCATGAGACGGACATTCAAAAGAAGCCCAGCGATATTTTTCTCACATCTGGGTTTCCAAATTCAAGCAATGAAGACATTCGTGAGTTGGTAGAGGAATCAAAATTCCCTATTCTGATGATCGCAGGAAGGGTCTTCAATCAAAAGACTAACTCAACTGCTAAGAAGAACTTGGGGAAGAAAAGATTGAGATTTGGTTGTTCCAGGAAATCTTCACTTGTTGCAAGGTATTGGTTTCTGCTTGAGCAAAAGAGTAAGAATCAAATTGGGTTTCATCTCAAGTTTGGCGAATTCGATCAGAAATGCAGTCCTGGCATCATATACAAAACGAGTATAAAGATCTCCAGGTGGAAATTAATTCGAATGAGGTGCCAGTGGCTCACCTGTATGTCAAGTAATAAAGGTTTTGTTGCACTTTCATCGCATGATGAACAAGAGGGAAAGAAGGGAATTGTCACCGAGTTCAACAAAGTTTTCATCACATATGCAAGCGATAAAGATGAGAGGTTTTATGGTTTCGGTGAGCAGTTTTCCCATGTCGAGTTCAAAGGAAAGAGGGTGCCAATTCTGGTGCAGGAACAAGGTATAGGACGAGGAGATCAACCTATCACCTTTGCTGCCAATTTGGTTAGTTACAG ATCAGGAGGTGACTGGAGTACAACTTATGCCCCTTCTCCTTTCTACATTACCTCAAGAATGAAATCCCTTTACCTTGAAGGGTACAATTACTCAGTTTTTGATCTCACAAAGGTTGACAGGATACAGATTGAG ATACATGGAAATTGTGCTCAGGGAAGAATACTGAATGGAAATTCACCTGTTGAGCTCCTTGAGCTTTACACAGAGACGATAGGAAGACCCCCCATACTTCCAAACTGGATCATTTCTGGAGCTGTTGTTGGCATGCAGGGAGGCACGAAAGCTGTCCACACAGTATGGGATCAATTACAACAATATGATGTTCCAATTTCAGCATTTTGGTTGCAG GATTGGGTCGGCAAGAGAGAAACTGTAATTGGGTCACAACTTTGGTGGAATTGGGAAGTTGATGAATGCCATTATGCCGGATGGAGAGAGCTAATAGATGATTTTCGTGCTCATGATATTAGAGTGATGACATACTGCAATCCTTGCCTTGTTCCG ACTGATGAAAAACCAAACAAATACAAAGACCTGTTTGAAGAAGCAAAGAGATTAGATATTTTAGTCAAAGACAAAGCTGGCAGAACATACATGATACCAAATACAGCTTTTGATGTCGGAATGTTGGACTTTACCCACCCAAAAGCAAGCAGTTGGTTCAAGAAGATTCTTCATGAAATGGTGGATACTGGAATTAGGGGCTGGATGGCAGATTTTGGTGAAGGATTGCCTTTAGATGCTTACCTGTATGCAG ATGAAGACCCTATTCAAGCTCATAACAGGTATCCTGAACTTTGGGCCAAGGTCAATAAGGAATTTGTGGACGAGTGGAAATCAGACAATGATACTAACGGGAGAGACCCAGAAGAAAGCCTGGTCTTTTTCATGCGTGCAGGTTTTAGAGGTAGTCCCAAATGGGCTATGCTATTTTGGGAAGGTGATCAAATGGTAAGTTGGCAAGCCAATGATGGAATAAAAAGCAGTATAACAGGCTTGCTCAGTAGTGGAATTTCAGGTTTTGCCTTCAATCATAGTGATATAGGAGGCTACTGTGCAGTAGACATACCTATTATCAGGTATCAGAGAAGTGAGGAACTTCTCATTCGCTGGATGGAACTAAACGCATTCAGTGTAGTATTCAGAACACATGAA GTTAGCATGTGCAGGGAAACAAGCCAGCCTCAAATTGTCAGTTCTACAAGAACAACAACACATTATCTCATTTTGCTCGTTGTGCCAAAATCTACAAAGCTTGGAAGTTTTACCGAATCCAACTAG